Proteins encoded within one genomic window of Amorphoplanes friuliensis DSM 7358:
- a CDS encoding GntR family transcriptional regulator, translated as MLFRVSLGSGVPLAEQIAGNVRRALGDGMLSRGDRLPSARELAQTLDVNMHTVLRAYAALREDGLIELRRGRGAVVTGAVPHERAQAIESVRELVAVSRRAGIGLDEAIDLLRQQFAREVST; from the coding sequence ATGTTGTTCAGGGTGTCACTGGGCAGTGGCGTGCCGCTGGCGGAGCAGATCGCCGGCAACGTCCGCCGTGCGCTGGGGGACGGCATGCTGAGCCGGGGAGACCGGCTGCCCTCCGCACGGGAGCTCGCGCAGACACTCGACGTCAACATGCACACGGTGCTGCGCGCGTACGCGGCACTGCGCGAGGACGGGCTGATCGAGCTGCGCCGCGGCAGAGGCGCGGTTGTCACCGGTGCGGTGCCGCACGAGCGGGCCCAGGCGATCGAGTCGGTGCGGGAGCTGGTCGCGGTGTCCCGCAGAGCCGGCATCGGCCTGGACGAGGCCATCGACCTGCTGCGGCAGCAGTTTGCGAGAGAGGTGAGCACATGA
- a CDS encoding SDR family oxidoreductase, with protein sequence MTPRSGPRRSSARPARCVRGEPAGAGAYGASKAALRLFTRTWANELKGRGIRVNAVSPGAIETPAVAKMVGEENAEAVKATFRATVPLGRHGTVEEVAAAVAFLASDQSSFVLGTSLYVDGGESQL encoded by the coding sequence CTGACACCGCGATCTGGTCCTCGGCGGTCATCGGCACGACCTGCCCGGTGTGTCCGAGGGGAACCTGCGGGCGCCGGCGCCTACGGTGCCAGCAAGGCCGCCCTGCGCCTGTTCACGCGGACATGGGCCAACGAGCTCAAAGGCCGCGGCATCCGGGTCAACGCCGTCTCCCCCGGTGCGATCGAGACCCCGGCCGTGGCCAAGATGGTCGGCGAGGAGAACGCCGAGGCGGTCAAAGCCACGTTCAGGGCGACGGTGCCGCTGGGCCGGCACGGAACGGTCGAAGAGGTGGCCGCCGCCGTGGCCTTCCTGGCCTCGGACCAGAGCAGCTTCGTCCTGGGTACGAGCCTCTACGTCGACGGCGGGGAAAGTCAGCTCTGA
- a CDS encoding Gfo/Idh/MocA family oxidoreductase — translation MTAEDQIAVSGTLDGGAILSVHHRGGMPSGAGFSLTIDGTDGRLEVTSGEFPHLGPVTVHGTRGGGRPEKMTLPAGYDTFPGLSGTVIHTLAHAYAAIRDDLVHDTAVAPDFTHAVQRHRLLDAIVRSAATGRRTAVRR, via the coding sequence ATGACCGCCGAGGACCAGATCGCGGTGTCAGGCACCCTGGACGGCGGAGCGATCCTGTCCGTCCACCACCGGGGAGGCATGCCTTCGGGCGCCGGGTTCTCGCTGACCATCGACGGCACGGACGGCCGGCTCGAGGTCACCTCCGGTGAGTTCCCGCACCTCGGGCCGGTAACGGTGCACGGCACACGCGGCGGTGGCAGGCCGGAGAAGATGACACTGCCCGCCGGCTACGACACCTTCCCCGGGCTGTCCGGAACGGTGATCCACACGCTGGCGCACGCCTACGCCGCGATCCGCGACGATCTTGTGCACGACACCGCCGTCGCTCCGGACTTCACCCACGCGGTCCAGCGCCACCGGCTCCTCGACGCGATCGTTCGATCCGCTGCCACGGGCCGGCGGACAGCGGTCAGGCGGTGA
- a CDS encoding SMI1/KNR4 family protein, whose amino-acid sequence MTEDEIFDAVAARVESGHQADVPDAYPQEPATEEAVADAERIIGYPLPPLLRRLYLEVANGGFGPFNGIEGVADGYAAEEGMLENYLSWRVEDLPDDFPAWTPGVVAFCDFGCAMWALLDCRTPEGRVQFLDQSTLHRLDLPLARWFELWLADDNLDMHKLITA is encoded by the coding sequence GTGACCGAGGATGAGATCTTTGACGCCGTCGCCGCCCGGGTCGAATCGGGTCACCAGGCCGATGTGCCGGACGCGTACCCGCAGGAGCCGGCCACGGAGGAGGCGGTCGCCGACGCCGAGCGCATCATCGGGTATCCCCTGCCGCCGCTGCTCCGCCGGCTCTACCTCGAGGTCGCCAACGGCGGATTCGGGCCCTTCAACGGGATCGAGGGCGTTGCGGACGGCTACGCGGCCGAGGAAGGCATGCTCGAGAATTACCTCTCGTGGCGCGTCGAGGACCTACCCGACGATTTCCCGGCCTGGACGCCCGGTGTGGTCGCGTTCTGCGACTTCGGCTGCGCGATGTGGGCGCTGCTCGACTGCCGGACGCCCGAGGGCCGGGTGCAGTTCCTCGACCAGAGCACCCTGCACCGGCTCGACCTGCCGCTGGCGCGCTGGTTCGAGCTGTGGCTGGCCGACGACAATCTCGACATGCACAAGCTGATCACCGCCTGA
- a CDS encoding acyl-CoA dehydrogenase family protein produces MDTQALSQDAALDWPGTSSTTEILQFLREYARNFLNSRLLDERRSVPPGMVSDFAGAGLLGLQVSRRHGGQDLSHVDMNRVFTQLGAIDANLAVFCAVHNTLGISPILLSATEEVQDFVLPRLAKGQALTTSAISEPGMGSHVRGMTTEASRNADGSYTLDGAKKWISLGGDARYVNVFAQLRDERRRPVGITGFLVDTRTPGFEIGPEMLTLGLRAVPQYDLHFDNVRVPPSALLGAEGDGLATAKAAFMGGRVVLAAMSVGAAMRSLELAQRFTKGREVATGSLAENGRIRETLAEAGAGVQAVETLVSRIATWLDAGRDVPDAWYFCAKILGCELGWSAIDTALQVLAARGFLDTNTVGQHFRDYRLFRIFEGSTEAIAVYLGTMLVRNPAEFTKLVNQTQPTAQVLDLIDQVAEIGADRPGDAAGRHIHAALVGELSCWALLTMVTSEVAHRSAMHAYTASWTEHQLQQRLYRARLGSHRHLPTAAEFADHVAGYADTIGDVDQRRWPGEEWRADPLLRSRGVAERRSAGNDLRCDRG; encoded by the coding sequence ATGGACACGCAAGCCCTCAGTCAGGACGCTGCACTGGATTGGCCGGGGACGTCATCGACCACCGAGATACTGCAGTTCCTGCGGGAGTACGCCCGGAACTTCCTCAACTCCCGGCTGCTGGACGAGCGTCGTTCCGTACCCCCGGGAATGGTTTCGGATTTTGCCGGAGCCGGTCTGCTGGGTCTGCAGGTTTCCCGGCGCCACGGCGGCCAGGACCTGTCGCACGTCGACATGAACAGGGTGTTCACCCAGCTCGGGGCCATCGACGCCAACCTGGCCGTGTTCTGCGCCGTGCACAACACCCTGGGGATCTCGCCGATCCTGTTGTCCGCGACCGAGGAGGTCCAGGATTTTGTGCTGCCGCGCCTGGCCAAGGGGCAGGCCTTGACCACCAGCGCGATCAGTGAACCGGGCATGGGCTCGCACGTCCGCGGTATGACCACCGAGGCGAGCAGGAACGCCGACGGTTCGTACACCCTCGACGGCGCCAAGAAATGGATCTCCCTGGGCGGGGATGCGCGCTACGTCAACGTTTTCGCTCAGCTCCGCGACGAACGCCGCCGGCCGGTGGGCATCACCGGCTTCCTGGTGGACACCCGTACGCCCGGGTTTGAGATCGGCCCCGAGATGCTGACCCTGGGTCTGCGCGCGGTGCCGCAGTACGACCTGCACTTCGACAACGTGCGGGTGCCCCCGTCGGCGCTGCTGGGCGCCGAGGGAGACGGCCTCGCCACGGCCAAAGCGGCGTTCATGGGCGGTCGTGTGGTGCTCGCCGCGATGTCGGTGGGCGCGGCCATGCGGTCCCTGGAGCTGGCTCAGCGATTCACGAAGGGCCGCGAGGTCGCCACCGGTTCGCTCGCCGAGAACGGGCGGATCCGGGAGACGCTGGCCGAGGCCGGAGCCGGAGTCCAGGCCGTCGAAACGCTGGTCTCCCGCATCGCGACGTGGCTGGACGCGGGGCGTGACGTGCCCGACGCCTGGTACTTCTGCGCGAAGATCCTGGGGTGCGAGCTCGGCTGGAGCGCCATCGACACGGCCCTGCAAGTGCTGGCCGCTCGCGGTTTCCTCGACACCAACACCGTGGGACAGCACTTCCGGGACTACCGGTTGTTCAGGATCTTCGAGGGTTCCACCGAGGCGATCGCGGTGTACCTCGGCACCATGCTGGTCCGGAATCCCGCCGAGTTCACCAAGCTGGTCAACCAAACTCAGCCGACCGCGCAGGTGCTCGATCTGATCGACCAGGTCGCGGAGATCGGCGCCGACCGTCCGGGGGACGCCGCCGGCCGGCACATCCACGCGGCTCTTGTCGGCGAGTTGTCGTGCTGGGCTCTGCTGACCATGGTGACGAGCGAGGTCGCGCACCGCTCGGCGATGCACGCGTACACCGCTTCGTGGACCGAACACCAGCTGCAGCAACGGCTCTACCGGGCGCGGCTGGGTTCGCACCGGCATCTGCCCACCGCGGCGGAGTTCGCGGACCACGTCGCCGGTTACGCCGACACCATCGGCGATGTCGACCAGCGCCGCTGGCCCGGCGAGGAATGGCGCGCCGATCCACTGCTCAGGTCTCGCGGGGTGGCAGAACGACGGTCCGCCGGGAATGATCTCCGCTGTGACCGAGGATGA
- a CDS encoding GAF domain-containing protein, which produces MIYDLSGHHPLTPADPEIPVRMRRLRELGLGDGPDPQLDDFARRIGDITRAPLAMVNFIQEDRQYLGGLYTGSTVPPALQAGLSGRVFTREHGYCPHVVVRRKALVLDDVCDYPRFAGNPVVDEIGIRSYLGAPLIDRTGIALGTVCVVDIEPRPWGRPGLETIKSLAAELITQIHAREVK; this is translated from the coding sequence ATGATCTACGACCTTTCCGGACACCACCCCCTCACCCCGGCCGACCCCGAAATACCCGTACGCATGCGCCGGCTGCGCGAACTCGGCCTGGGCGACGGCCCCGACCCCCAGCTCGACGACTTCGCGCGCAGGATCGGCGACATCACCCGGGCGCCGCTCGCGATGGTCAACTTCATCCAGGAGGACCGCCAGTACCTGGGCGGCCTGTACACCGGCAGCACCGTTCCGCCCGCTCTCCAGGCCGGCCTGTCCGGCCGGGTGTTCACGCGCGAGCACGGCTACTGCCCGCACGTCGTCGTCCGGCGCAAGGCCCTGGTGCTCGACGACGTCTGCGACTACCCCCGCTTCGCCGGCAACCCCGTGGTGGACGAGATCGGCATCCGCTCCTACCTGGGCGCCCCCTTGATCGACCGGACCGGCATCGCCCTCGGCACGGTCTGCGTGGTCGACATCGAACCCCGCCCGTGGGGCCGGCCGGGCCTCGAAACGATCAAGTCCCTCGCCGCCGAACTGATCACCCAGATCCACGCCCGCGAGGTGAAGTAA
- a CDS encoding GTP-binding protein: protein MPFNDDSDGFPSALKLLIAGGFGVGKTTFVGAVSEIEPLHTEELLTTASVGTDHLTGIERKSTTTVAMDFGRITISQDHVLYLFGTPGQERFWFMWDELSSGAMGAVVLADTRRLDDCFPAVDFFESRGIGFLVAVNEFDRACRYETEDLRSALDLKPDVPIMLCDARDRRSATGVLISLMQHLLTAHACR from the coding sequence ATGCCCTTCAACGACGACTCTGACGGGTTCCCGTCCGCGCTCAAGCTGCTGATCGCGGGCGGCTTCGGCGTCGGGAAGACGACGTTCGTGGGTGCGGTCAGCGAGATCGAGCCGCTGCACACCGAGGAGCTCCTGACCACCGCGAGCGTGGGCACCGACCATCTGACCGGCATCGAGCGCAAGTCCACGACCACGGTCGCGATGGACTTCGGCCGCATCACGATCAGCCAGGATCACGTGCTCTACCTCTTCGGCACCCCCGGACAGGAACGCTTCTGGTTCATGTGGGACGAGTTGTCCAGCGGGGCGATGGGTGCGGTCGTGCTGGCCGACACCCGCCGCCTGGACGACTGCTTCCCCGCTGTCGACTTCTTCGAGTCGCGCGGCATCGGCTTCCTGGTCGCGGTCAACGAGTTCGACCGCGCCTGCCGGTACGAGACGGAAGACCTGCGCAGCGCTCTCGACCTGAAGCCCGACGTCCCGATCATGCTCTGCGACGCGCGTGACCGGCGATCCGCCACCGGCGTGCTCATCAGCCTGATGCAACACCTGCTCACCGCGCACGCCTGCCGATGA
- a CDS encoding DUF742 domain-containing protein, translated as MNKLGTDDEHWFDDAAGRLIRPYAVSNGRTEPTTRMELLSMVMATGRHPQGQLGPDHAQALGLCGSVTTVAEVAARLRLPAVVTKILLSDLVDWGAVDARSPDPMANASNPAVLETILNALQRRL; from the coding sequence GTGAACAAGCTGGGGACCGACGACGAGCACTGGTTCGACGACGCCGCGGGACGCCTCATCCGCCCGTACGCGGTGAGCAACGGCCGGACCGAACCGACCACCCGGATGGAGCTGCTGTCGATGGTGATGGCCACCGGCCGTCACCCGCAGGGCCAGCTCGGCCCCGACCACGCCCAGGCCCTCGGGCTGTGCGGCAGCGTCACCACGGTCGCCGAGGTCGCGGCGCGGCTGAGACTCCCCGCGGTGGTCACCAAGATCCTGCTCTCCGATCTCGTGGACTGGGGCGCGGTGGACGCCCGCTCCCCCGACCCGATGGCCAACGCCTCAAACCCCGCGGTACTGGAGACCATCCTCAATGCCCTTCAACGACGACTCTGA
- a CDS encoding roadblock/LC7 domain-containing protein — protein sequence MSRSDPARTSQDLVWLLSGLIDRVPDTRSALLLSSDGLRKAAHGLDDDGADHLAAVASGLFSLARSAGTRFGGSDGVRQVVAELDDSLLFVSAAGSGAVLAVIAGKAADPGVLGYEMAQMVKSVRPYLSTPSRHEPDPLGAHGR from the coding sequence ATGTCGCGCAGCGACCCCGCACGTACGTCCCAGGATCTGGTCTGGTTGTTGTCCGGCCTGATCGACCGCGTCCCGGACACCAGGAGCGCGCTGCTCCTGTCGTCCGACGGGCTGCGCAAGGCCGCTCACGGGCTCGACGACGACGGCGCGGATCACCTGGCCGCGGTCGCCTCGGGGCTGTTCTCGCTGGCCCGCAGCGCCGGCACGCGGTTCGGCGGCAGCGACGGGGTCCGGCAGGTGGTGGCCGAACTGGACGATTCCCTGCTGTTCGTCTCGGCGGCCGGCTCCGGGGCCGTGCTCGCGGTCATCGCGGGAAAGGCCGCCGACCCCGGTGTCCTGGGCTACGAGATGGCCCAGATGGTCAAGAGCGTCCGGCCGTACCTGTCGACGCCGAGCCGGCACGAGCCTGATCCCCTGGGCGCGCACGGGCGGTGA
- a CDS encoding sensor histidine kinase codes for MPDSPYLIAVIAVPVAVLLALWAARHFGTRSSGSPSSDAEAQTALAETRSELTAARAQVDQLTEQLRRAQTVEAVRAPAAPADGRHVEVFVNLSRRLQSLVHREIKMLDALENEVEDPDLLKGLFQVDHLATRIRRHAENLAVLGGSVSRRQWSRPVALTEVLRSAIAEVEHYSRVKLVPPIEGTVPGHAVASVIHLIAELIENATMFAPPQTQVLLRAQQVAAGVAIEVEDRGLGMQRADLDRVNQLLANPEDTDLDDLLRDGRIGLYVVSMIARQHGIVVQLQTNIYGGTQAVIVLPQLLLGLQPEAVPEAPRPHRLTRTQEHPIVPARAPLQKRIPLRDRPPSHSQDSASEITQQSLRPIVSSHFTTAPVSPGPAGRGNVRSGAEGSGQAGPAAAVPRQIAGVPVAGQQPRPTPSRPPLPRRRSQTHMAPQLQLGAPRPATEPAGEHQPGLMASFMNGVTQGEADPPDAGNPS; via the coding sequence ATGCCCGACTCTCCTTATCTGATCGCCGTCATCGCGGTGCCGGTCGCTGTTCTCCTCGCCCTCTGGGCAGCCCGGCACTTCGGCACCCGGTCGAGCGGCTCGCCGAGCAGCGACGCCGAGGCGCAGACGGCCCTGGCCGAGACCCGGTCGGAGCTGACCGCGGCCCGTGCCCAGGTCGACCAGCTCACCGAGCAGCTCCGGCGGGCGCAGACGGTGGAGGCCGTCCGGGCGCCGGCGGCACCCGCCGATGGCCGGCACGTCGAGGTCTTCGTCAACCTGTCCCGGCGGCTGCAGTCGCTGGTGCACCGCGAGATCAAGATGCTCGACGCGCTGGAGAACGAGGTCGAGGACCCCGACCTGCTCAAGGGTCTGTTCCAGGTCGACCATCTGGCCACCCGGATCCGGCGGCACGCGGAGAACCTGGCCGTGCTGGGCGGGTCGGTGTCACGCCGGCAGTGGAGCCGGCCGGTCGCGCTGACCGAGGTGCTGCGCTCGGCGATCGCCGAGGTCGAGCACTACTCGCGGGTCAAGCTGGTGCCGCCGATCGAGGGGACGGTGCCCGGGCACGCCGTGGCCAGCGTGATCCACCTGATCGCCGAGCTGATCGAGAACGCGACGATGTTCGCCCCGCCGCAGACCCAGGTGCTGCTGCGCGCCCAGCAGGTCGCCGCCGGGGTGGCCATCGAGGTCGAGGACCGCGGGCTCGGCATGCAGCGCGCCGATCTGGACCGGGTCAACCAGCTGCTGGCCAACCCCGAGGACACCGACCTCGACGACCTGCTGCGCGACGGGCGCATCGGGCTCTACGTGGTCTCGATGATCGCCCGGCAGCACGGGATCGTCGTGCAGCTGCAGACCAACATCTACGGCGGTACCCAGGCCGTGATCGTCCTGCCGCAACTGCTGCTCGGCCTTCAGCCCGAAGCCGTACCGGAGGCGCCGCGGCCGCACCGGCTGACCCGTACGCAGGAGCACCCGATCGTGCCGGCGCGGGCTCCGCTGCAGAAGCGGATCCCGCTGCGGGACCGGCCGCCGAGCCACAGCCAGGACAGCGCCTCGGAGATCACCCAGCAGTCGCTGCGCCCGATCGTGTCGTCCCACTTCACCACCGCCCCCGTCTCCCCCGGGCCCGCCGGGCGCGGCAATGTCCGGTCCGGTGCGGAGGGGTCCGGTCAGGCCGGTCCGGCTGCCGCAGTGCCCCGCCAGATCGCCGGCGTGCCCGTGGCCGGGCAGCAGCCCCGGCCCACGCCGTCGCGGCCGCCGCTCCCGCGCCGTCGCAGCCAGACCCACATGGCTCCGCAACTGCAGCTCGGCGCGCCACGCCCGGCCACGGAGCCGGCCGGTGAGCACCAGCCGGGCTTGATGGCGTCGTTCATGAACGGTGTCACGCAGGGCGAGGCCGACCCGCCCGACGCCGGAAATCCCAGCTGA
- a CDS encoding FadR/GntR family transcriptional regulator, which yields MPGPNFDRSALSTRVTELFRSQVTDGDWPLGSKIPTESELVEWSGAGRNTVREAIASLVQGGILRREQGRGTFVVSTSDLRSSVSRRAAATSRRDSLELRLALDAASARIAAVRRTEADAERLVTLLNERRQAWTGGDARERVRADSALHRAVVGATHNAMLQDVYEGLLGVFEEVQLHDVAGETDALAQLHADLVEAIVDRDPERAAATMSELLQPMIESAEPSDR from the coding sequence GTGCCAGGCCCGAACTTCGACCGCTCCGCCCTCAGCACCCGCGTGACCGAGCTGTTCCGGTCGCAGGTCACCGACGGCGACTGGCCCCTCGGCAGCAAGATCCCGACCGAGTCCGAACTGGTCGAATGGAGCGGCGCCGGGCGCAACACGGTCCGCGAGGCGATCGCCTCCCTGGTCCAGGGCGGAATCCTGCGGCGCGAGCAGGGCCGCGGAACCTTCGTGGTGTCGACGTCCGACCTGCGCTCGTCGGTGTCACGCCGGGCTGCGGCCACCTCCCGCCGGGACAGCCTGGAGTTGCGACTGGCGCTCGACGCCGCGTCCGCCCGGATCGCCGCCGTCCGCCGGACCGAGGCCGACGCCGAGCGCCTGGTCACGCTCCTGAACGAACGCCGGCAGGCCTGGACCGGGGGCGACGCCCGCGAGCGGGTACGGGCGGACTCGGCGCTGCACCGTGCGGTGGTCGGCGCCACCCACAACGCCATGCTGCAGGACGTCTACGAAGGACTGCTGGGCGTCTTCGAGGAGGTGCAACTCCACGACGTGGCCGGCGAGACGGATGCCTTGGCGCAGCTGCACGCCGATCTGGTCGAGGCAATCGTCGACCGAGATCCCGAACGCGCCGCAGCGACCATGTCCGAACTGCTCCAACCGATGATCGAAAGCGCCGAACCCTCCGATCGGTGA
- a CDS encoding MFS transporter: protein MSTPTTIAPARLARGILIAVALTALNLRTAVTGFSVLTGDAAEDLHFGPLVAGAIGTIVTGCFAVAAFAAPPLARRLGLERTAALAVTATTVGILLRAVAWSPAVMIVATVIAFAGVGASNVILIPIVKQHFPERLHAVSTMYMVLLQVGQLAAPLLALPLAHAYGWRTAAGAWAAVTAVAAVLWFIAVPRSAARTAPAPASAAPRPSWRTPMVLGLIGLMAMTTLHVYTLVTWFPAMLEDAGLSSTASALLLSWFAGLGLIAAFVVPPLTKRLRNSYPIVVVCVALMGLGYAGMLTAPAGGAFVWATAFGLGVSTFPLCLTLIGARAADPQSASRLSGLVQGVGYGIGCVGPLTLGAINQLTDDWNATYVLLAATLLITLAAGWTACRPVAAPAG, encoded by the coding sequence GTGTCGACCCCCACCACCATCGCCCCGGCCCGGCTGGCTCGCGGCATCCTGATCGCCGTCGCCCTGACCGCCCTCAACCTGCGGACGGCGGTGACCGGTTTCAGCGTGCTGACCGGCGACGCCGCCGAGGACCTGCACTTCGGGCCGCTGGTCGCGGGTGCCATCGGCACCATCGTGACCGGCTGTTTTGCGGTGGCCGCGTTCGCCGCCCCGCCGCTGGCCCGCCGCCTCGGCCTGGAACGCACCGCCGCGCTGGCGGTGACCGCTACGACCGTGGGCATCCTGTTGCGGGCCGTCGCGTGGTCGCCGGCCGTCATGATCGTCGCCACGGTGATCGCGTTCGCCGGGGTCGGCGCGTCCAACGTCATCCTGATCCCGATCGTGAAACAGCACTTCCCGGAACGGCTGCACGCGGTCAGCACCATGTACATGGTCCTGCTCCAGGTCGGTCAGCTCGCCGCGCCACTGCTCGCTCTGCCGCTGGCCCACGCCTACGGCTGGCGTACGGCGGCAGGCGCCTGGGCCGCGGTGACCGCCGTGGCGGCCGTGCTGTGGTTCATCGCCGTACCCCGGTCGGCTGCCCGTACGGCTCCGGCACCGGCATCGGCCGCACCGCGCCCCTCCTGGCGTACCCCGATGGTTTTGGGCTTGATCGGTTTGATGGCCATGACCACCCTGCACGTCTACACGCTGGTGACCTGGTTCCCGGCCATGCTGGAGGACGCCGGGCTGAGCTCGACGGCCAGCGCGCTGCTGCTGTCGTGGTTCGCCGGGCTCGGGCTGATCGCTGCGTTCGTGGTGCCGCCGCTGACCAAACGCCTGCGCAACAGCTATCCGATCGTCGTGGTGTGCGTCGCGCTGATGGGGCTGGGCTACGCGGGCATGCTGACGGCGCCGGCGGGCGGGGCCTTCGTCTGGGCGACCGCCTTCGGGCTCGGGGTGAGCACGTTCCCGCTGTGCCTGACCCTGATCGGCGCCCGCGCCGCGGATCCGCAGAGCGCTTCCCGGCTGTCCGGCCTGGTCCAGGGGGTCGGCTACGGCATCGGCTGTGTCGGCCCGCTGACGCTCGGCGCGATCAACCAGCTCACCGACGACTGGAACGCGACGTACGTGCTGCTGGCCGCCACCCTGCTGATCACCCTCGCCGCCGGCTGGACCGCGTGCCGGCCCGTCGCCGCACCCGCCGGTTAG